Part of the Lonchura striata isolate bLonStr1 chromosome 22, bLonStr1.mat, whole genome shotgun sequence genome is shown below.
CTCTGACCCCAAAGCCTTGACTCTGGCCTACCATCTGCAGCTCACCAATCTGCCCAGTAAGTCCACCAGGCCATGATGTGGTCCATCAGCCACCCTGGGCTTCCCAAGCTCTTGGCAGGACTATGGAGCAATTGCCAGTATGTTGAGGTGCTGAAGGGCTTGCGCCCTTCATAAAAGGGGCATTAATGTGAGCTCTTGCAGTCTCCTTTCTGTAGGCAGATGCACATTGTACCGTGCAAtggcagcagtggcagaggGATTATCCAATGCCTTGGCCACAGAGCAACTGTTTGGTCTTCCTGTTCTGTGAAAGCAGCAAGATCCCAGAAAACATcttataaacaaacaaacaagatcACATCCCTGCTATTTCTATTTGAGTCGCTGGGTGGAGTGCAGGAACGCTGCTGCTTTTGTGCCTGTGGGTATTCCTTTCCCAAGAAGATTCTCCTGGTGCTCCTGTTCATAAACCACAGCGTTTAGCCTTGGTCTGAACAGAGAGTGACCAGAACACTGCTGTGCATCTGTACACTCTGGGGCTGGCTGTCCTGACAATAAGACAGCAAGGCCAGGTGGGATGAGAAGCTCAGATCTTTCCTATATTTGTCTGCGATTTTTGGGAAGGGATTTGCAGGAGAGGATTTGTGGATGTTCCCAGATGGTGTTTGGCTGGCAGATCTCTTGCCCTTCTCCTTCAGCCATAGTCATGAGGTTTACCCTGCACCTGGGTAACCTCTTGCCCATACTGAAGTCACTGCTCACGCTGTCACTCACCTCACCTTGTAATTTCCTGAGCTTTTGAGTCATGGGATATGCCAGAGCACACATCTGTTTTTCCTCACCACCTAACAAACTCCTCCCTTGTCTCCTGCAGTGCCCCTGGTGCACACCCTCGCCCTCGCTCCGGTTGTGGATGGGGATTTCCTCCCAGACACGCCAGAGAAGCTCTTTGCCAACGCTGCCGACATCGACTATGTGGCCGGGGTCAATGACATGGACGGGCACATCTTTGCCGGCATCGATTTACCCGCCATCAACCGCCCCCTGGTGAAAGTCACTGCGTGAGTCACAGGTGCCCTCAGAACCCTCAGGAGGAGACATCTGCTCTTCAGTGGAGCTCCCAAACCCCAGGGAGTCAGACTTGAGTGGACAGGGCACAACCTTCCAAACAGGATGTCACTCCAAGCCTGGGTGCCCAGGCCTTTGGTTGCGGAGTCCAGAGCCTTGGAGAGAAAGGAGCAGGCAAGAGCCCTGCCCTTCCTGAAGCTGCTGGTCAGGAATTAATTAATATCACTTGTCTTTTCAGTGACCAGGTCTACAATTTGGTCAAAGGCCTCACTGTGGACAGGGGCGAGGCTGGAGCCAACGCCACCTACAACATCTACACACAGAGCTGGGGTGACAAACCCGAGCAGGAGGTCGTGAAGAAGACAGTGGTGGAGCTGGTCACTGACTACACCTTCCTGATTCCCACACAGCTGGCACTGGACCTGCACCTGCAGAATGCCAAgtgagcagctcagccctggggatgTTGCAGATGCAGGAGGGTTAGGTAGAGAATTGGAAATGGAAGTTTAAAATGGCTCAGGGTGTTTTCTCCTGAAACTACCCCATGTGAGGTGATGCATGTGAGCATCTTCTAATTCTGACTCTCTGGCCCTGGTGGTATTTGGAGTGCTGGTTGGGATTTGCAGCCCCTTCTTCTGCTTTCTCCTTGCCCAGCCAGTCTCTTTGATTTCCCAGGAGTGGCAAGACCTACAGCTACGTGTTCTCCGAGCCATCCCGCATGCCCATCTACCCCAGATGGGTTGGGGCAGACCATGCTGACGACCTGCAGTACGTGTTTGGGAAGCCCTTTGCCACCCCCGTGGGCTACTGGCCTAAGCACAGGACTGTCTCAAAGGCCATGATTGCTTACTGGACCAATTTTGCCAGGACTGGGTGAGTGTTTCCCATTACACATTATGGGCTTGATGCAGCCCTTCAGGCTGCTTGTTTTGTTCAGGAGTTTTTTAGGATTATTCCCAAAATCATTATGttccatttctgtattttttattccttaatCCTGATGTTCATAGAGAAGTTAAGTCCCTTTGTGAAGTTGGGATGAGGCCAatggggatggatggaggaGACTGCAGGTTATCAACTCACTTCTGGCAGGCAGGATTCCTATGGCTTGTCTCACTGTCAgattctctcttttcctctacTTAAAGCCTGACTTGAGCATACAGGGTTCCTGCCCAAACCTTCAAAACTGagcttctctgttttcttttttcaccaGGGATCCCAACAATGGGTATTCGGATGTGCCCGTTTCCTGGCCAGCCTACACCAACAATGGCAAGTACTACCTGGATATCAACCACAAGATGAACAAGGACTCTGTGAAGCAGGACCTGAGATCCCAGTTTGTGACCTTCTGGAACTCGGTCTATCTGAAGCTGCCACAGGTTGCCGATCTCCCAGGCGGAGTTAACGTTCTGaagcaaaaaacccccaccTTTTAGAGATCATTAAAGCCTTACTTGTAGCTGAGTGgctctgtttctctgttttctgtttctctgtgttGGCTGTGACAGTTTCCTTGCTAATGTCCAGGTCAGGGAGGATGGAACATCCTGAGGGCATGGTGTCCTGAGGGCAGTCAGTCCCGGCCAAGCTGTCCTTGCGCCAAACTCTCTTCTCACCCTCACCTTTGTGTCCTTCATTTGCGGCATTAAACATTGCTGAGACGAAACGTGAAACAGGGGAGTAAAACCTTGTTTCTGTGAGCATTAACACCACATTCCTCGCGCGAGCAGAGAAACGCGCCGCCATTCGCTCCGCTCGGCGTTGCTTCCCTTCATTGCGCAGGCAGCACAAAATAACCCACGGGGGAGGTGATTCTGCGTGTGTTTACGGCCACAAGCTGGGCTGAGGAGCCCCGAAAAGGACAGGACGAGGACAGGCCGGGCCCAGCGCGGCCGCGGAACCGTCGTGCGGCGGAACCTTGGCGGCGCggcccgcggggcgggcgggcgggccgggccggacGGGGGCGGCGGCGATGGCGGCgatggcggcggcgcggccgcagCGCGGCCCGCGGGGCTCGGccgtgctggagctgccccgcgccccgcgcttGGTCTGCGTGGAGTACCCGGGGCTCGTCCGGGATGTCGGGGCCATGCTGCGGACGCTGGGAGGAGAGCAGGGCGTGTCGCGGGTGAGGGGGGCCCGGCGGGGTGAGGAGCAGAGGTGCTCGCTGGGCTGAGGGTGAGGGGTGGTGAGACCGGGCCTGGCTGTGGGTAAGGGGATGGGGGTGAGAGGGGGCCTGGGAGAGCCTCCATGTGGGACCCTCTGTGTGAgtccttccagcccagcagTCCCCACGCTGTGGTGGTGTGTGGGTGAAGCCGCTTCCCTGCTGTTCTCCATTAGGGATTCAGGCggtgtgcagtaaaatcatgggatcccagaatggtttgtgtcGAAAGGGACCATAAAGTTCATtcaggacaccttccactagaccagccTGCTCTAACCTGTCCCTCCAGGGacggagcagccacagcttctctgagcaccctgtgccagaTCCTCCCCACCCTTATAGGGAAGAATTGCTTCCTCGTATCCAggatattatatttttaatttatttcttcctgaTCCCCAGGATGTGAGTGGCTGCAGGGGTCGGTGGGGCAGCAGTAATCCCcctgggctgtgaggggagcagtgtgtggggctggcacaggggctcaggctgtgcgGGTGGCACGCTGACAGGGGCTGTGCCCCCCTTGCTGACAGATCTACGCCGACCCTGCcaaaaggctggagctgtaTTTCCGCCCCAAGGACCCCTACTGCCACCCCGTGTGTGCCAACCGCTTCCCCACCTCCACCATGCTGCTCAGGGTAAGGAGGAAGACCAGGAAAAAGCAGCAGTTGGACCCCGAGGAACAAAACCAGCCAGAAATCCAGTTTGAGATGGAGATTCTTGGGATTGTCACCACTGTTTACAAATTTCAAGGTAACCCTTGGGATTGTGTGCACGTGGCTTAGAGGTGAGTGTGTTTGATGGGAAAGGGAATTGTTTCCCCTAAGCAGTTGAGGACTGGAAGGAAAATCAAGTATTGTTACAGCCTCCCTGCTGGATAAACCTTTGCAAAAACTTGCCAGACTCTTGCTCTTGAAAGTTGAGTGTGAGAAATATTGTTGGATTCACAACAAACTTCACAGTGCTTTAACTTTTGTTTCTTACAGGAATGTCTGACTTCCAGTACCTGGCAATGCACTCTGGCCCTGATGGCAAACAAACCTCCATGTATGACAAAGTCCTGATGCTCAAACCAGAGAAGGAAGAATTCTTCAACAGAGATTTACCTCTTTATATCCCACCACCCATTTTCTCACGTCTGGACACTCCTGTGGACTATTTTTATCGCCCAGATATACAGCACAGGTCAGTGTCTTTTCTCATGATACAGCTTTCATGCATTTCACCCTTTTAATTTCCTGCCTTGTGCTGTTTTATCCCTCTTGATTTGGCACAACAGAGGCAAAAAAACACCAGAAACTGCCTGGCAGTGGCAACCTCAGCAAAATTCCACTTGAGGATTTGCCAGGTGAGGGGAGCTGGGTATCTGGGTATGAGGTGATGATGATGTCTGTCCCAGCTCACCTCAAACAGTGTGGGATGTAGGactcagctcctgcctgcttcCAGAGGGCTGGAGCCAATGGCAGGGTTTCCAAGGATCGGTGCCATGTGTTCCTGTGCTCTCCTGGCCCCAACTGGCTTTGCCAGAAGAACAATCTGGGAGATCTCCCACAAGAAacatcttttgttttctcactgTCGGCCTTCACTGgcaattttaaaggaaaaaaaaatctagactGAGTTGGTTGTTCCCTCTTGCTTTGCCTCTGTCTCAGTGTTGCTGCAGTAGCTCCAGAAGAGCAAATGCAGAGGGTGAAGCCTGTCCAACACATTTCATACGGATCATTCCTGAGTGCTGGAGAGTTTTCTGCCATCCAGGGCAGAGCTCCTCTGTTCAGTGTGCAAATGGATGTAGTATAGAAGTTTGgggatttatttaaatttaaattttctttcttcagtggTGCAATGAGAGTCTTTTATGGTACCAGTGTGTGATCAAGGGAGGTTGGGTCAAAGTTAAACCAACCCATTGCTCACCCAGCTGAGTCCCTTTTGTCTTTCCCTGTTCCTTAGGGAGGGATACAACAATCCCCAGGTGTCTGGTGAGAACCTGATTGGCCTCAGCAGGGCCCGGCGCCCACACAATGCCATCTTTGTCAACTTTGATGATGAAGAAATCCCAACTAAACCACTGGATGCTGCTGTACAGAACTGGAAGAAAGTGTGCACCAATCCTGTGGATAAAAAGGTGGAGGAAGAGCTGAGGAAGGTGTGTGCTTTACTCCTGGTCTGACCACTGTCCGGCAGCAAGCTGGGGAGGAAaaactacatttttttcctagaaattcTTGGTGATTCTAAGTGCCTGATACAAGTGTGAGCAGGTGCTACTGACACTGCTGTGTTCATTTCAATTCTGCAAGTCAAGCTTTGAATCTGTGGCTTAACTCACATTAAGCCCCCATCACCATCCAATAGCTCATATTGAGGGCCAAAGGCCCTGATATGGACCTGAGTGCACTTGGGaagctgctctgcttttttGGGAGCCCCTTGCCActgctgtgtgtttgtctgtgtgtcaTTTCAGCTCTTTGAAGTGCGTCCCGTGTGGTCTCGCAATGCGGTCAAAGCCAACATCAGCGTCCATCCAGACAAGCTGAAGGTGCTGCTGCCATACCTGGCCTATTACATGGTGAGTGGCACATCTGTGAGCAAGGGAGCATCACCTGGCTCTTCCTGCTCCTTTACCACTTCTGAGGTTCTGCAACTAAGTACCTGATTTAATTTAATGTAAAGAGAAAGGAACTGCTTTAGAACCAAAGCTGAAGCCAAGGAGGATTCAGTGACTTTGCTAACCACCTCTGCAGGTCAGACACTCTACGTGACTGTTCACCTGGCAGTGGTAGCAGAAGTTTTCCACACAAGCACTTGGCTGTGACCTTGCAGGTTGGTTTGTAAAAGCACACAAATATTTGTGCTTTGATGCTTTGATTGCCAAGTGTATAAATATTGGCATGGCAAGTGAGCAAAGAGCTGGTAAAACAAATATCTTTGGGCAATGAGGGAAAATATTAGAACTTTCCAAGGACCTTGGTACTGAAAGGAGTTGCAACACTGTGGTGCTTTTTTGTAACCATCTTCCCTCATGTGTTTGTGCAGTTAACAGGTCCTTGGAGAAGCTTATGGGTTAGGTTTGGGTATGACCCCAGAAAACACCCTGAAGCAAAGATTTATCAAGTGCTGGACTTCCGAATTCGCTGTGGAATGAAATATGGTAAAAGGGCCCaacccacagagctgctctctctGCTTTCTGGTTAATCCTggtagtatttttctttttatgtgtttttcaaaCTCTTTTGCCATATTTCTGCTCTGATGAACATGTCACCTTTTGAGCTCCTTCTTTACTGTAGTTCCTTTTAAAACTCCTGTAATACTTTATTCCATAGTATGCAATAGCTCTTTCCTCATTTGGCACATTCTAAACTCTGCCTTTCCTCCTCCATATGTTCCAAGCACAAGGGGGTGTAGCAGagcatcctcctcctcactcAGGGGAGGCACCAAGCAGGAATTCTGGTGCTCACTAAGCAGCTTTTCCTCAAAGACCTCAGCGTatcctgcaggatgctgggtCTCAGACCTTGGATGTGGAGTTCCCTGCTCTGATTTTGCAAAGGAGAAGTTTGAGGAAAAGGAGTTTCTGATGCCATATAATAAGTCCATGACAGAGCTGGCATCCACTCACTGACATCAGATCACATTTCCAAGTTAAAGGGTTTTGCTGATCTCTTCTCCCCACCCTGCTAAAGCCAGCATATCCCAAAGATCAGCCTGCCCTTCCCACACCAGGCCTTGTGTTCCTGACTGGGGATATTCTGCAGAGTGCTTGCCCTCAGTTCATGACTGGATTTTGCTTTTCACCTCTAGGTTATGCTGCTACTGACATGCCTGTGAAAGCAAAACGCAGCACGTACAACTACAGCCTGCCCATCACTGTCAAGAAACAAGGTATGCTAGGCCAGAAGGGCTGCCTGGCTCTTCTGCTTCTCTGTTTGCCCCATCCTAGTCACAGGTGGTGAAGGGTCTTCCTGTCTTCTAGCTGAGCCAAAACTGGAGCTTGTGTTCTGGTTATAATGTTGCTGCTGTTAAGCCAGAGTAAAATCTGCTGGGAAGTGTTGTGGGAGTCTGGCTGATCCACAATATTTGTTAGCAGGCAGGAGGCAGTTGTGCAAGCCACACTGGGAATTCAGAATTCACTGAGGTGCAGAGAATGGAGGAAGTTCTCTTTTATATGTCAAACGAGAgtagaaaatgttaaaattatgAACAAATAGGCTCTGGAAAAAGCTTCCCAAGTCACCACTTTTCCTGGGATTGTCCAGTAACATCTCTGAAGAATGAGCAAAGTACATGCTCTGTTGCTGGTTGGTCTGGTTTTGTTGAATCAATAGAGAGAAGTGACAGTCCAATAGGAAAGATGTCTCTTATTAgaactctttgttttcctttcaggaagTCACACTGTCACTGTCCATGACCTGAAACAGGGGCTGGGTTCAGCTGGTACATCTGGGGCAAAAAAGCCCCCCTGCAGCAGGTATAAGCTGAAGGTAAGCATGACTTTTTATACCAAAATCTTGAAATATATCAGTGAAATAGGGATGTTTCCTGGCTTATTAGTCATCAAGGGATCAGCTGTGAGTGAGTTGATGTGCAAACTCAGGTTTGCCTGGGAAGTTCCTAGTTGGTTATGGCACTATGGAACACCACCTGAGTGTATTTTGTTACATGCTGCAAGGTGGGATTGGTGCTTTCCACCCTCATCTTAGATGCGAGGAATATTTTGCTTCAATTGATGAAATTGGAACTTGATGGGCAGCGAAGTGCAAAAAAATCACCATGTCTTTATCAGGTCATGCTGCAAAATCCAACAGggtggaataaataaataaatgagtcttgctcttcctttttttttgctagaaTGGAGGCCGTGATGCACTGCTAGGCAGTGACAGGctgcagacagagctgcaggctggagaGGTGCAGTGTGTTCTCTGTAGCAGTGCTGGTGTGACTGtgggtgcagggacaccttggggCATTCCTCATTCAGCTTTATCTTCTGCCACATTCAGATCTATGCCTTAAAACTTGTTTCTCTTGGAAGTACCATATTCTTGAATCAGCCCATCGAAAGTAGTTTCATTGCAGCATAAATGCACATGAAtccttctttcctcctcttAGGAATCCATCTACATTTTCCGAGAAGGAGCCTTACCCCCTTACCGACAGATGTTCTACCAGCTCTGTGACTTAAATGTGGAAAGGTACTGCACTCTGACAGCTGAGTCTTAGAGACAGATTTCAAAGCCTGTTGTTTATTCCCTGTCCATTCACCCCTCTCTCCCTGAGCAGGAACATCTGAGGTATTTGGTTGCTCAATAAAAACAGAACAGTCTTTTCACACATGAACTTCCTTTCCCATCTGACAATTACCTGGATAACCAACTGTGCTATTCCAGCTCAGTGAAGGGAAATGGAAGTAAAGCAATGTGCCTCATTTGAAACTCACAGCTGAGTGCAGAAGATTaacatttccttcccttttgCTGCTCTTTAGCCTGCAGAAGATCATCCATCGGAATGACGGCACGGAGTCGGAATGCACGGAGCGGGACGGGTGGTGCCTTGCCAAGACGAGTGATGACCTGAGGGATAGCATGTCCCTGATGATAAAGCAGATCATCAGATCCACCAGACCTGGTAAGGATGCTTTGAACGTGAGGATGTTGTCCTTGGCACTGAGAAGTGTTCCTGCATCCTCTGTGTGTTCTCTGGGATGTCGCTCGTGCCAGTGTGGGAGCTGCTGACGTGCAGTGGGAATGTGGGTTGGCATTAGGGATGGCTCAGAGTTAAGGTTTTCTATTTCATCTTCCCACCATCAAAAGCCCTTCAGCTTTTAAGTGTCTTCTGCACAGTGATAATCAAGATCTTAATTCTGACATATCTGTTGGTggcattttatttcttattgaTACTATTGATTGACCAAGAAGTGaggaaattatttcttcatgatGCTGGGCCAAAGCAATAATATCCCAGTGAATTGGGTCAGAATGAGGCAGGAGAGGAGGCACagcagtgcagctctgctgctgttctACTCTTCTTCCTGGAGTGTGGAGAGGGTTTGCTCTGGGCTTGATCAGATTCTGTTAAGATGTGCAATATTTGCTGTGCGCCTGaggctgctgctttcctctcACATGTTCTGGGAACTCAATTGCAAATGCTCCCAGGTTGCACTGAGAGGCATCACAgtatctttctttcttcccaaTTTAAGCTCTTTTCTCAAATACAACAAGCAGTGAAGATGGCAAAGAACAGCTGGCATATGAGTCtggagaggatgaggatgatgaagaggaggaggaagaggacttCAAGCCTTCTGATGGGAGTGAAAATGAAATGGAGACAGAAATTCTGGACTATGTGTGAACTCAGTGAGCAGTGTGGCTGCTGTGGACAGAACTGTCTCTGCTCTTGCTCCTTGAGAGCCAAGGGTTGAGGATCTGGGAAAGCAGAGCTTGTACTAAGCTGATGATGTTCTCTCTGCACTGACTGCTGGTGGGCAGCATTCTGGATGTTTGGGAGCCACTGCCTGCATTTTCAGAATTGCTGGCTGAGAAACCCTCCAGCAAGCTCAATGAATTCCCAAGAGCAAGCCCAGAATCCAAACCAGCTGGTAACACCAGAATATGGGAGAAGCTGCATTTCCAGATCTCTCCATGTGTGGGAGTGCACTCTCTCCAGGTTGGTGGCCATGTGGAAAATAGAAAAGGTGCCTGAGGAGATGCTGGGAGAAGAAGCAGCCTAGTGCTGCTGGAGTCCCTAGGACAGGTTTTGCTTGTCCAGAGGGAGTGAAAATACTGAGCCATGCCTTCAGCACTGAGCCTCGCTGAAAATAAAGCCAGCAGGAAAATACACTTTCTGGCAGTGATTAATTCCCTTCCTGGGGTGTAGTGTTTGTTGTCCTCATTACCTGATGCACTTCTCAGGTGTTTTGACTTCCCCAACTAGCAGTTAGCAAGGACTggaggcagctggcagaggggcagagctTCAGGTGTACAGAATGCCACTGCCAGCTGCATTGTTCCCACCAAATGAAAGCCCCAAAAATTAAAGTGCTACAGGCATTTTCTAGATGTGCGTTCCCCACTGTGTTGTGCGCACACCTGAAAGCcaagctttcttttttaaagggAGTTAAGACCTCCTCCTGTAACCCCCTATGGGCTGTTACAGTTGCTTTTACAGCAGTTACTTGTAACACAAGTGGCAAGTAAACCCAACAaattagaaatgaaaaatgcaacAGTGTCAATTCACAAGTTCATTTCAAAATTGACCCGTTGTTCCTCAGCCAAAAAGCCTGTTTTTCAAAACAAGCTTCAACCCACCAGAGTGAACATAAAGTATGTACTCCCCCACAGTCAGGTCCATCCCTCTTTCTCCAGGAAGGTGCTGCCATTTTGGGGAAGGAGGACAGGACAAGCCCTGCCTTGGGGCAGAGACCTTTGAGCATCAGTATTTTATT
Proteins encoded:
- the CEL gene encoding bile salt-activated lipase, with protein sequence MARWHIVGLALCSYLGVAWAATLGVVFTEGGFVEGENKKLGLFESYIDIFRGIPFAAPPKRLEDPQPHPGWDGTLKAKEFKKRCLQVTLTQTDVRGSEDCLYLNIWIPQGRKEISTNLPVMVYIYGGAFLLGGSQGANFLDNHLYDGEEIAVRGNVIVVTINYRLGPLGFLSTGDGNLPGNYGLKDQHMAIAWVKRNIKAFGGDPDNITIFGESAGAASVSLQMLSPKNKGLFKRAISQSGVGVCSWAIQRDPLVWAKKLGEKIGCPTDNTADLANCLRVSDPKALTLAYHLQLTNLPMPLVHTLALAPVVDGDFLPDTPEKLFANAADIDYVAGVNDMDGHIFAGIDLPAINRPLVKVTADQVYNLVKGLTVDRGEAGANATYNIYTQSWGDKPEQEVVKKTVVELVTDYTFLIPTQLALDLHLQNAKSGKTYSYVFSEPSRMPIYPRWVGADHADDLQYVFGKPFATPVGYWPKHRTVSKAMIAYWTNFARTGDPNNGYSDVPVSWPAYTNNGKYYLDINHKMNKDSVKQDLRSQFVTFWNSVYLKLPQVADLPGGVNVLKQKTPTF
- the GTF3C5 gene encoding general transcription factor 3C polypeptide 5; translated protein: MAAARPQRGPRGSAVLELPRAPRLVCVEYPGLVRDVGAMLRTLGGEQGVSRIYADPAKRLELYFRPKDPYCHPVCANRFPTSTMLLRVRRKTRKKQQLDPEEQNQPEIQFEMEILGIVTTVYKFQGMSDFQYLAMHSGPDGKQTSMYDKVLMLKPEKEEFFNRDLPLYIPPPIFSRLDTPVDYFYRPDIQHREGYNNPQVSGENLIGLSRARRPHNAIFVNFDDEEIPTKPLDAAVQNWKKVCTNPVDKKVEEELRKLFEVRPVWSRNAVKANISVHPDKLKVLLPYLAYYMLTGPWRSLWVRFGYDPRKHPEAKIYQVLDFRIRCGMKYGYAATDMPVKAKRSTYNYSLPITVKKQGSHTVTVHDLKQGLGSAGTSGAKKPPCSRYKLKESIYIFREGALPPYRQMFYQLCDLNVESLQKIIHRNDGTESECTERDGWCLAKTSDDLRDSMSLMIKQIIRSTRPALFSNTTSSEDGKEQLAYESGEDEDDEEEEEEDFKPSDGSENEMETEILDYV